The genome window TATAAACAATCGATTCATTGCTTCGAAAATCTCACGAATAAATTAGAATTTCTACAAATTTGTGATAAAAAAAATATCTTTCATATTTTAGCCAGCAGAAAGAAGCCCCATGCGACAAGTTATTTCAGTCATGCTCATCTTTTCCGCACTCTGGTTTCCGACAATTACATCTGCAATTATACTCGTTGAAACGAACGGAGTATCCATTGATGGAAAAATTTCATCATACGCCCCGTCAACCGCTCTCGTAAAAGTCAATCAGGATGGACAGCTGATCACACTTCCGCTTTCCTCTTTCACCGCCGAAAGCCAGGAAACCGTTATACTCTGGAAAGCGGATAAAAACTTTAAGCGAAAATCCAATCTGAGCGTAACCCTCCGACCCAGTTACACCGAATCCTCAAGTAACATCGTCGGTACCATTACCGATTCTTTTACAAAAAAAGAGCGTGAAGACACCATCGGCACAGAGGTTCGAAGCACCTGCATTTACAACATAGCCTTGAAAAATGAATCCGATACCCCGTTCAAAAGCCTCAATGTTGACTATCGTATTTTTTTCACACACCGCCTGACATCGGACGATGTCGGTCAATATCAACTGGCAGGAAGCATTGAGCGAGACACTCTTCTCCCCGGGACCACCTGGAATTTTAAAACCAATCCCTTTATCAGTTCTATCAGTTATCAATCCGCACCGGGCATTCGGTGGGGAGGACGACCGTTCGATACCGGGTCTAATGTCCTGGGAATACTGCTCCGTGTCCGAAAACCCGGTCTTTCAGACGAATGGATCGAACAGGAAGTTGAAGACGGAGAAATTCCCCGCAAACGCGACCGTGCCACTTACCAGAAAATATACGAATAAAAACCTGAGTCAGACTGGGGACCAAATGAGAAAACATATCATATCAGCCTTGCTTTGCGCCAGCACCTTTGCACATGCCCAGACACATCTGGACATTAAAGTTCCGGACACTGTGGAAAGTGACCTTTTCGGCCCCGTTAAATCGACTCATACAGTTTATCAAAAAGAAATTTTCAAAAGCAGCTACTCAAAACACACAACCCGAGAGAAAGAGCGTATCTATGATGAAAAAGGCAACCTGATGACCGCGATTGACACGGACGTCGATGACGACACGTCCAAGCACACAGTTTACGCGTACACAACCAATGGATGCCTGTTCGAAAAAACCATCAATGATTCAGAAACCGAAACAAATAAAACATACAGGTATACGATCGACATAGAATCCGGACAGATTCTTCGCCAGAACTTAAATAATGGCACATTCAGGATCACCGCCTACACGCCCGCCGGATATGAATATTACATCGAAGAAAGATCTTCCAGCAACACTCTGACCCGGGCCACCCAAATCAAGCGACTGCTCAACAACAGGGAGTACGAATCAACGACCTTCGATGCCGAAAACGAACCGACCAGACTCTCCGTATTCAAATGGAGTTCTTACGGATTACTGAGGGAGTACAGCTACAAGTCTTTTGCCACAAACGGATACTCCTTCATCACGACCTATACACACCCTCAAAAAGATAAAACCGGTAATTGGACAAAACGGATTTCAAAAATTCATATGATCCATGACGGCAAAAAAACGCTGTACGGCAAGGAGATCGCCACCCGTAAAATCAAATATTTTGACGAATAAACATTCCGCCGCTCTTCGCGCCCTCCGCAGGGCCTAGAAAAAAAACAACAACAAACCCTGCCACTATCGCACTTAAAACCTGCAAGGTATCTCATCAGAACCGAAATGGGCTCTTCTAAGGTTTGGAAAAGAAAGATGCGCCCTCATGCAATGAGTTTCAAATCATTGCAAGCCCCGCTGAACGAAAATGTTTTGCTTTTGGTTTGTTTTTGCTTTCTTTCATTTCGTGTTCGGCAGATTGAGCTGTTTTAGATACATTTTTACCCGGTTTTTATATTAAGGGATTAACTAAGAGGAGAAAAAATGGATCTTAAGCTGATTGCAAACACCATTCGCGGCCTGTCAGTGGACGGCGTACAGGCTGCCAACTCAGGTCATCCGGGGCTTCCGCTCGGCATGGCGGATGTCGCCGCAGTACTCTGGACGCAGTTCCTGAAACACAACCCGGACAACCCGGACTGGGCCGACCGCGACCGCTTTGTTCTGTCTGCCGGGCACGGTTCAATGCTGATCTACAGCCTGCTTCACCTCGCCGGTTACGATCTGCCCATGGAAGAACTGAAAAATTTCCGTCAGTGGGGAAGCAAAACGGCCGGCCACCCGGAATACGGCCACACGATCGGTGTAGAAACAACAACCGGACCGCTCGGCCAGGGGTGCTCCAATGCCGTCGGAATGGCGCTGGCTGAAAAAATGCTGGCCGCACGCTTCAACACCGAAGCACAAAAAATCGTCGACCACTACACCTACGTTATCGCGTCCGAAGGTGAATTCATGGAAGGCATCTCCCACGAAGCCTTTTCATTCGCCGGAAATCATGGTCTTGGCGACCTGATCGTTTTCTACGATGAAAACTTCATTTCCATCGAAGGCGACACCCACATCACCTACACCGACGATGTTGAAAAACGCATGGAAGCCTACGGATGGCACGTCCAGCGTATCAACGGCCACGACTATGACGACATCATCAACGCCACCCGCGTTGCTCAGAAGGAAGTCAACAAACCTTCCGTCATCATCTGCAACACCACCATCGGTTTCGGATCACCGAACAAAGCCGGGTCTCACGACTGCCACGGCGCCCCGCTCGGCGAAGACGAAGTGGCTCTGACCAAAGAAGCGCTCGGCATGCCGTCTGACAAACATTTCTATGTTCCGGACGAAGTCTACGCAACCTTCAAAGAAGCCGCCGTTGAAAATGCAAAAAAAGAGGCCATGTGGAATGACCTGTTTGCAGAATATGCCAAAGCCAATCCCGAGAAAGCTGCGGAATGGAAGCAGTGCATGAAAGGCGAACTGCCGGAAACACTGGGCAAACTGATTGCCGACTTCGAAGCAGGCGGCTCCATCGCAACCCGTTCTGCTTCCGGAAAAGTGCTGCAGGATCTGGCGAAAGCGGTCCCATATCTTATCGGCGGTTCTGCCGACCTGGCTCCGTCCAACAACACGAACCTGAAAGATATGGGCGACATCGGCGCGAACTCCTTTGATGGACGCAACCTCCACTTCGGTGTGCGCGAAATCGGCATGGGCGGCATCATGAACGGAATTCAGGTGCATGGCGGATTCCGCGTGTTCGGAGCCACCTTCCTTGTCTTTGCCGACTACGTCCGCCCAACCACTCGTGTTGCGGCCCTGATGAACCTGCCGGTTATCTACGTCTACACGCATGACAGCTTCTACGTCGGAGAAGACGGGCCGACCCATCAGCCGATCGAAACGCTGATGAGCCTGCGCATCACCCCGAACGTCACTGTTATCCGTCCGTCAGATGCCACCGAAACCAAAAGCGCATGGATTGCCGCGCTGGAAAACAAATCCGGCCCGACCGCCCTGCTCCTGACCCGCCAGAACCTTCCGATCTTTGATCGCGAAGAGTTCGCCCCGGCTGACAACCTCAAAAAAGGCGCCTACACCATTTGGGAAAACGCCGAAAGCGATCACGACATCCTGATTGTCGCCAGCGGCTCTGAAGTCTGGATTTCCATCGAAGCCGGTAAAAAACTGGCCGAAGAAGGCAAAAAGGTTCGGGTCGTCAGCATGCCGAGTTGGGAACTCTTTGAAAAACAGGATGCGGAATACAAAGCTTCCGTCTTTCCGGCAACCACAAAATGCCGCCTCGCCGTTGAAGCAGGTTGGCCGGCCGGCTGGGAAAAATATGTCGGTGATGCCGGAAAAATCATCGGAATTGACCACTTCGGTGCATCAGCTCCAGGCGGCAAACTTGCAGAAGAATTCGGAATCAACGCCGACAACATCTACAAAACCGCCAAAGAAATGATCGGCTAAACCCCGGTTTCCAATCTTTGGAAACAATGGTTCCGAACCTCGGAACAAACGGGCCGGATTTTTCCAAACCTTGGAAAATCCGGCCCGTTTTGTTAGCTTTGAAAGCAAGGCTTCTGCGGTTTTAACTGGAAGAATATGACTGTTATCATTATGATTCGCGGCCATAGTAGAAAGAGTTACTGAACGATGAGCGCTGAAAAAAACCATTCCAAACCTGCCGCAAAAGAACTGTCCTCAGAAATCAGAGATGTTTTGATCTCGATCGGCCGGGGGTTGGGAACTGTCGGCGTTTACGGGCCGGATCATCCGTCCGTAGAACTGATCGTAGATCAGGCCCACGAAGCTCTGCAGGAAGCTTTAAAATCCGGCGACGTTGCCATCGGCTCATTCAACGGATCGTTAACCGTGGACGAAGAACCGGTGGAAGTACGCGATATCCCGGTGAAAACGCTGGAAAAACGTCTGGTCTCGATGAAGGTTTCCCATCTGGTGCTGCACTCCGGCCTGTCCAAAGACGAACTGAAGCAGCTCCTTTCG of Tichowtungia aerotolerans contains these proteins:
- the tkt gene encoding transketolase gives rise to the protein MDLKLIANTIRGLSVDGVQAANSGHPGLPLGMADVAAVLWTQFLKHNPDNPDWADRDRFVLSAGHGSMLIYSLLHLAGYDLPMEELKNFRQWGSKTAGHPEYGHTIGVETTTGPLGQGCSNAVGMALAEKMLAARFNTEAQKIVDHYTYVIASEGEFMEGISHEAFSFAGNHGLGDLIVFYDENFISIEGDTHITYTDDVEKRMEAYGWHVQRINGHDYDDIINATRVAQKEVNKPSVIICNTTIGFGSPNKAGSHDCHGAPLGEDEVALTKEALGMPSDKHFYVPDEVYATFKEAAVENAKKEAMWNDLFAEYAKANPEKAAEWKQCMKGELPETLGKLIADFEAGGSIATRSASGKVLQDLAKAVPYLIGGSADLAPSNNTNLKDMGDIGANSFDGRNLHFGVREIGMGGIMNGIQVHGGFRVFGATFLVFADYVRPTTRVAALMNLPVIYVYTHDSFYVGEDGPTHQPIETLMSLRITPNVTVIRPSDATETKSAWIAALENKSGPTALLLTRQNLPIFDREEFAPADNLKKGAYTIWENAESDHDILIVASGSEVWISIEAGKKLAEEGKKVRVVSMPSWELFEKQDAEYKASVFPATTKCRLAVEAGWPAGWEKYVGDAGKIIGIDHFGASAPGGKLAEEFGINADNIYKTAKEMIG